In a single window of the Zea mays cultivar B73 chromosome 5, Zm-B73-REFERENCE-NAM-5.0, whole genome shotgun sequence genome:
- the LOC103626626 gene encoding putative adagio-like protein 2: MEWDSDSDGGDDEEEEEVRPGGGDAGPGFSLAIEGVLGACGMVVSDALEPDFPIIYVNRGFESSTGYSAEEVLGRNCRFLQCRGPFAQRRHPLVDAAVVTRIRRCLDEGTEFHGDLLNFRKDCSPYMARLQLTPIYGDDEVITHYMGIQFFNDSNVDLGPSSGSVTKELARSTWIAPGNTDSPTPVGKGNLWEHSSLFLLSDEVICQKILSKLSPRDIASVNSVCKRLHHMTRNEDLWRMVCQNAWGTEATRALETVAGSRSLAWGRLARELTTLEAVAWRKLTVGGAVEPSRCNFSACAVGNRVVLFGGEGVNMQPMNDTFVLDLSASKPEWRHINVSAAPPGRWGHTLSCLNGSRLILFGGCGGQGLLNDVFILDLDAQHPTWREIPGLAPPVPRSWHSSCTVDGTKLVVSGGCADSGVLLSDTYLLDVTMERPVWREIPASWSPPSRLGHSLSVYDGRKILMFGGLAKSGPLRLRSSDVFTLDLSEDKPCWRCITGSRMPGAGNPAGVGPPPRLDHVVVSLPGGRVLIFGGSVAGLHSASKLYLLDPTEDKPTWRLLNVPGHPPRFAWGHSTCVVGGTKAIVLGGQTGEEWTLTEIHELSLASSLV; encoded by the exons ATGGAGTGGGACAGCGATTCTGACGGCGGCgatgacgaggaggaagaagaggtCCGCCCCGGGGGTGGGGACGCGGGCCCGGGGTTCTCGCTGGCCATCGAGGGCGTGCTGGGCGCGTGCGGCATGGTGGTCTCCGACGCGCTCGAGCCCGACTTCCCCATCATCTACGTCAACCGCGGGTTCGAGAGCTCCACTGGATACAGCGCCGAGGAGGTGCTTGGGAGGAACTG CCGGTTCCTACAATGCAGAGGACCATTTGCTCAGAGGAGGCATCCCCTTGTTGATGCAGCAGTTGTTACTAGGATTCGGAGATGTTTAGATGAAGGGACTGAATTTCATGGTGATCTGTTAAATTTTAGAAAAGATTGTTCTCCATACATGGCCAGGCTGCAATTAACACCCATATACGGAGACGATGAAGTAATAACACACTATATGGGCATTCAGTTTTTCAATGATTCTAATGTTGACTTGGGGCCATCTTCTGGCTCTGTGACAAAGGAACTTGCAAGATCTACATGGATTGCACCTGGCAACACTGACTCACCAACTCCAGTAGGCAAGGGTAATTTGTGGGAACATTCTAGTCTCTTTCTGCTGAGTGATGAGGTAATTTGCCAGAAGATCTTGTCCAAACTGTCGCCCAGGGATATAGCATCAGTAAACTCTGTTTGCAAGCGACTTCATCACATGACAAGGAATGAAGACCTTTGGAGGATGGTTTGTCAGAATGCATGGGGCACTGAAGCTACTCGGGCCCTTGAGACTGTGGCAGgatcaagaagtttggcatggggCCGGCTAGCACGAGAGTTAACCACCCTTGAAGCTGTTGCCTGGAGGAAATTGACAGTCGGTGGTGCAGTTGAGCCATCTCGCTGCAACTTCAGTGCCTGTGCCGTAGGGAACCGTGTTGTTCTATTTGGTGGAGAGGGTGTTAACATGCAGCCGATGAATGATACATTTGTGCTGGACTTGAGTGCCAGCAAGCCAGAATGGAGGCACATCAACGTGAGCGCAGCTCCTCCTGGTCGCTGGGGCCATACCCTGTCATGCCTGAATGGATCACGGCTGATTCTGTTTGGTGGCTGTGGGGGGCAGGGTCTGCTTAATGACGTCTTCATTTTGGATCTTGATGCACAGCATCCAACTTGGCGTGAGATTCCTGGCCTTGCACCCCCTGTACCACGGTCATGGCATAGCTCCTGCACTGTTGATGGAACCAAGCTGGTGGTTTCTGGTGGATGTGCGGACTCTGGTGTTCTTCTCAGCGATACCTACCTCCTAGATGTGACAATGGAAAGACCTGTTTGGAGGGAGATACCTGCATCTTGGTCTCCACCTTCAAGGCTGGGGCACTCGCTATCTGTCTATGATGGCAGGAAAATCCTGATGTTTGGTGGCCTTGCTAAAAGTGGTCCTCTACGACTTAGATCTAGTGATGTGTTCACTCTAGATTTAAGTGAAGACAAGCCTTGCTGGCGGTGCATAACTGGCAGCAGGATGCCAGGAGCTGGTAATCCTGCTGGGGTCGGCCCACCACCTCGCCTCGACCATGTTGTCGTGAGCCTTCCTGGTGGGAGAGTTCTGATATTTGGTGGTTCTGTGGCGGGTCTTCACTCTGCTTCAAAACTTTACCTCCTGGATCCAACGGAAGATAAGCCAACCTGGAGGCTTCTGAATGTTCCAGGGCATCCTCCACGGTTCGCCTGGGGCCACAGTACTTGTGTTGTCGGAGGGACAAAGGCAATAGTTCTTGGAGGACAAACTGGAGAAGAGTGGACGCTAACTGAAATACACGAGCTTTCTCTAGCAAGCTCATTAGTCTGA